The following coding sequences lie in one Sinorhizobium fredii USDA 257 genomic window:
- the pqqA gene encoding pyrroloquinoline quinone precursor peptide PqqA, whose protein sequence is MSWHAPKFIDVSCAMEITRYAPADGSEPVLF, encoded by the coding sequence ATGTCCTGGCATGCACCAAAATTCATCGACGTCAGCTGCGCTATGGAAATCACCCGCTACGCCCCCGCGGACGGGAGCGAGCCGGTCCTTTTTTGA
- a CDS encoding AraC family transcriptional regulator, with amino-acid sequence MSDSSTAPNSFQFRGSSFDSMIETLGGAFGTFDAEPISQARDFRWGIDFSVSDSAVLITGYHQTDFQFHIEPTADTTEYLSIVVPRSGGMGVTYGPRTAETGQGGLLLYNNFEPNSVIMRGEENVVDELLINWSVVLQTLGQTFEAPFDGSLDLLPEVSLSTPAGQLIGNLTETIMGGIRNNGPLLQSPIAMAHVTQALADVVVRLVPHRLSHLLEKKPCLIAPRHVRRAIEFMQANINQPITMPMVAEAAGVSVRALETGFRAFRDTTPAAYLLRLRLRAARQDLLDPDNNQAMREICLKWGFFHFGRFSAVYRATYGENPSDTRRRVGGSSWVRSEVVKQL; translated from the coding sequence ATGTCGGATAGCAGCACTGCACCAAACTCGTTTCAGTTTCGCGGTTCGTCGTTCGACAGCATGATTGAAACGCTTGGCGGCGCTTTTGGCACATTTGATGCCGAGCCTATCAGCCAGGCTCGGGATTTCCGTTGGGGGATCGATTTTTCGGTGTCTGACAGCGCCGTGTTGATCACCGGTTATCATCAGACCGATTTCCAGTTCCATATCGAGCCAACCGCCGATACGACCGAGTATTTGTCGATTGTCGTGCCTCGAAGCGGCGGCATGGGGGTGACCTATGGACCCCGTACGGCCGAGACGGGGCAAGGAGGATTGCTTCTCTACAACAATTTCGAGCCGAACAGCGTTATCATGCGCGGCGAAGAAAACGTTGTAGACGAGCTGCTGATCAATTGGTCTGTCGTCCTGCAGACATTGGGTCAGACTTTCGAGGCGCCTTTCGACGGCTCTCTCGACCTGTTGCCCGAGGTGAGCTTGTCTACGCCGGCCGGCCAGTTGATCGGCAATCTCACGGAAACAATCATGGGCGGCATACGCAACAATGGCCCCCTGCTGCAGTCGCCGATCGCCATGGCGCATGTCACGCAGGCGTTGGCAGACGTGGTGGTGCGTCTGGTCCCCCACCGGCTGTCGCATTTGCTGGAGAAGAAGCCGTGCCTGATCGCCCCTCGCCATGTGCGCCGGGCGATCGAGTTCATGCAGGCCAATATCAATCAGCCGATTACGATGCCAATGGTCGCCGAAGCGGCGGGCGTATCTGTCCGGGCCCTCGAAACCGGCTTTCGTGCCTTCAGGGACACCACGCCCGCCGCCTATCTCCTCAGGCTTCGTCTGCGCGCAGCACGACAGGACCTGCTCGATCCCGACAACAATCAGGCAATGAGGGAGATCTGCCTGAAATGGGGCTTCTTTCATTTCGGGCGGTTTTCCGCTGTTTACAGGGCGACGTATGGCGAAAACCCTTCCGACACAAGACGGCGCGTGGGCGGCTCCAGTTGGGTGCGCTCCGAGGTTGTGAAACAACTTTGA
- a CDS encoding Ldh family oxidoreductase: MAEEKARLSVAEIRNIAADACLACGASAATAKSLVEATLSAALRGRPEVGLPHFIDYLRSFVEGRIDGKAQPRMQHPLPAFIHSDAKGGIAQLGFDLAFEDLVKRARTFGVAIFSQRNSYTAGELGYYVRRLAVEGLVSMAVANAHALMAAAAGGKPVFGTNPLAFGAPLPAPQAPLIIDQAASATAFVNIVRAAADNVAIPEGWATDEAGAVTTDPAKAILGALLPFGGYKGANIALLVEVLSAGLSGAAWSLDAGNFRSGNEPPNVGLTVIAIAPAAVDPSFALRSADHFGRLQELGVHIPGSGSAVEAPNDADEIEIDARLLEEIRGFRSG, from the coding sequence ATGGCGGAGGAGAAGGCAAGACTATCTGTCGCGGAAATCCGGAATATAGCAGCGGATGCCTGTCTGGCATGCGGAGCAAGTGCAGCGACAGCGAAGTCGCTCGTCGAAGCGACCTTGTCCGCTGCGCTTCGCGGCCGGCCCGAGGTGGGACTTCCCCATTTCATCGATTACCTGAGGAGCTTCGTAGAGGGGCGCATCGACGGAAAGGCACAACCGCGCATGCAGCATCCGCTGCCCGCTTTCATCCACTCCGACGCCAAGGGCGGAATCGCCCAGCTCGGCTTCGATCTAGCCTTCGAGGACCTGGTCAAGCGGGCACGAACATTCGGCGTGGCAATCTTTTCGCAGAGGAACAGCTACACCGCCGGCGAGCTGGGCTACTATGTCCGACGTCTTGCCGTTGAAGGCCTGGTGTCGATGGCCGTTGCGAATGCGCACGCTTTGATGGCCGCCGCGGCCGGCGGCAAGCCGGTATTCGGGACAAATCCACTCGCTTTCGGGGCTCCTTTGCCGGCACCGCAGGCTCCGCTGATTATCGATCAGGCTGCCAGCGCCACGGCATTCGTGAACATCGTTCGGGCAGCGGCAGACAACGTCGCCATTCCCGAAGGGTGGGCGACCGATGAGGCGGGAGCAGTGACGACCGATCCCGCCAAAGCCATTCTTGGCGCACTCCTGCCGTTTGGAGGTTACAAGGGCGCCAATATCGCACTGCTTGTCGAAGTCCTGTCAGCCGGACTTTCCGGAGCAGCATGGTCCCTCGATGCGGGAAATTTTCGCTCCGGCAATGAGCCCCCGAATGTGGGCTTGACGGTCATCGCGATCGCCCCCGCCGCCGTCGATCCATCCTTTGCGCTTCGCAGCGCTGACCATTTCGGCCGTCTGCAGGAACTCGGGGTCCACATTCCCGGCAGCGGATCGGCTGTGGAGGCGCCCAATGACGCGGATGAGATCGAGATCGATGCCCGTCTTCTCGAAGAAATTCGGGGCTTTCGTTCCGGCTAA
- a CDS encoding oxidoreductase has product MSKLFPRLFSPVGLGPHVLRNRIVFGAHTANMAEGGLPTDRHVAYYAERAIGGAAMIVVEPMPVHRAAVLTRGNFRPCDDSVIPHFKKVASAIKDNGAVAIQQLYHVGAHGDSDNSFHPHWSPSGFPSYHDSDGSHPMSEAEIWETIDGFVQAARRCREAGFDGIEVWAAYFGMVDQFWTPWSNRRDDAWGGSLENRTRMSREILARIRATCGPDFIIGLAVSDEPDYSVALTRDELAEIVQLHDELGLMDYVTCGSGGYLDFHKLMPTFLYPEKLGADLSATLKRTVKKALVIAESHIRTPENAETVLGESAADLVSIVRGQIADPHLARKASEDRADDIRGCISCNQMCWGRRSRDYWISCLINPSAGREFEWGGDRFTPAAEPRKVLVVGGGPAGLEAARVAAERGHRVILAEASSRLGGNFLLAGMQPRRGQILNLIQWYERQLEKLKIDVRLNCYVEASDIQDYGADSVILATGSYSPETGFQKALPASETLPGLEKGNVFAVEAVMARQVRPGKRILLLDEGGGWRGCGTAWKLAEDGHEVIILSPDPFIGKELQRTTADVPLRRILKKLRVKWLLEASALEWHGNGATVVDHNSGEQSFVEADCLVLATTNMPANWLAEALAAQATPFVQIGDCAAPRQAPYAFYEGRKVALEL; this is encoded by the coding sequence ATGTCCAAGCTCTTCCCTCGCCTGTTCTCACCCGTAGGGTTGGGGCCGCACGTCTTGAGAAACAGGATCGTGTTCGGTGCCCATACGGCGAACATGGCCGAAGGCGGCCTGCCGACAGACCGGCACGTCGCCTACTATGCCGAGCGGGCGATCGGCGGAGCGGCCATGATCGTGGTGGAACCGATGCCAGTCCATCGCGCCGCGGTCCTGACGCGTGGAAACTTCAGACCTTGTGATGACAGCGTGATCCCGCATTTCAAGAAAGTGGCGAGCGCCATCAAGGACAACGGAGCGGTCGCCATCCAGCAGCTCTACCATGTTGGTGCCCACGGCGATTCGGACAACTCCTTCCATCCGCATTGGTCCCCTTCGGGCTTTCCGAGCTATCACGATAGCGACGGCTCGCATCCGATGAGCGAGGCGGAGATCTGGGAAACGATCGACGGTTTCGTGCAGGCAGCTCGCCGGTGCCGGGAGGCTGGTTTCGACGGCATCGAGGTATGGGCCGCCTATTTCGGCATGGTCGATCAGTTCTGGACGCCATGGTCGAACCGTCGCGATGATGCATGGGGTGGCTCGCTGGAGAACCGCACAAGAATGTCGCGGGAAATTCTCGCCCGCATCCGGGCAACCTGCGGGCCTGACTTCATCATCGGCCTCGCTGTCAGCGACGAACCGGACTACAGCGTGGCGCTGACCAGAGACGAGCTTGCCGAAATCGTCCAACTTCATGACGAACTCGGGCTGATGGACTACGTGACATGCGGTTCGGGTGGCTATCTGGATTTCCATAAGCTGATGCCGACCTTCCTCTACCCCGAAAAGCTTGGGGCCGACCTTTCGGCAACGCTCAAACGCACCGTAAAGAAGGCACTGGTGATCGCCGAAAGCCACATTCGGACGCCCGAAAATGCCGAGACCGTGCTTGGCGAAAGTGCGGCGGATCTCGTATCCATTGTTCGCGGCCAGATAGCCGATCCCCATCTCGCGCGAAAGGCAAGCGAAGACCGTGCCGACGACATCCGGGGCTGCATCTCCTGCAATCAGATGTGCTGGGGCAGGCGTTCGCGCGACTACTGGATAAGCTGTCTTATCAACCCGTCCGCGGGAAGGGAATTTGAATGGGGTGGCGATCGATTTACGCCAGCGGCGGAGCCGAGGAAGGTTCTCGTCGTGGGCGGCGGACCGGCTGGCCTCGAAGCGGCCAGGGTCGCAGCGGAAAGGGGTCATAGGGTTATTCTTGCGGAAGCTTCCAGCCGGCTCGGCGGCAACTTCCTGCTCGCCGGAATGCAGCCTCGCCGCGGGCAGATCCTCAATCTCATCCAGTGGTATGAACGCCAACTGGAGAAGCTGAAAATCGATGTGCGTCTCAACTGTTATGTGGAGGCTTCCGATATCCAGGATTACGGCGCCGATTCCGTCATCCTCGCGACCGGCTCCTATTCACCTGAAACCGGGTTTCAGAAGGCGCTGCCCGCAAGTGAGACACTGCCTGGACTCGAGAAAGGCAACGTGTTCGCCGTCGAGGCCGTTATGGCTCGACAGGTAAGACCTGGAAAGCGCATCCTGCTCCTCGATGAGGGCGGGGGCTGGCGCGGCTGCGGCACAGCGTGGAAGCTCGCCGAGGACGGTCACGAAGTCATTATTCTTTCGCCGGACCCGTTCATCGGCAAGGAACTCCAGCGCACCACGGCCGACGTGCCGCTTCGGCGCATCCTGAAGAAGCTCAGGGTCAAATGGTTGTTGGAAGCCAGCGCTCTCGAATGGCACGGCAACGGCGCAACAGTTGTGGACCACAACAGCGGAGAACAGTCCTTCGTCGAGGCAGATTGTCTCGTCCTTGCCACGACAAACATGCCGGCCAACTGGCTGGCCGAAGCGTTGGCAGCTCAAGCCACACCATTCGTTCAGATCGGTGACTGCGCGGCTCCGCGCCAAGCCCCTTACGCATTCTACGAAGGCAGGAAGGTCGCATTGGAGTTGTGA
- a CDS encoding quaternary amine ABC transporter ATP-binding protein, with product MAEHFSGIKIRHLYKIFGPNAESYVDAVHKGLTKTELNERHGHVLGLRDINIEIPSGCIQVIMGLSGSGKSTLIRHINRLIDPTAGEVLVNGVDVVKMSESELRGFRRQQTAMVFQKFALLPHRNVLENTLYGLEIQGMARSRAVEIAMRWIERVGLRGFETRYPNQLSGGMQQRVGLARALANDAPVLLMDEAYSALDPLIRTDMQTVLLDLQKEIKKTIVFITHDLDEALRLGDQVAILRDGEVIQQGTSQDIVLWPADAYVANFVKEVNRGRVVHVEAVMAPLHPGFSPNGTTIPAGTTIEDAIRMIAHGPDNDVAVVRQDGKQLGMVNLRQLAGAMVNSQSSVIQGSGSLTRAL from the coding sequence ATGGCTGAGCATTTCAGCGGCATCAAGATCCGTCACCTTTACAAGATCTTCGGCCCCAACGCTGAGTCGTACGTCGACGCGGTCCATAAGGGTCTGACCAAGACCGAACTCAACGAGCGGCACGGGCATGTCCTGGGCTTGCGGGACATCAACATCGAGATACCTTCGGGGTGCATCCAGGTGATCATGGGGCTCTCGGGGTCGGGCAAGTCGACACTGATCCGGCACATCAACCGCCTGATCGACCCGACGGCCGGCGAGGTTCTGGTCAATGGCGTCGACGTCGTGAAGATGAGCGAATCCGAGCTGCGCGGGTTCCGCAGGCAGCAGACCGCCATGGTGTTCCAGAAGTTTGCGCTGCTCCCGCACCGCAACGTGCTCGAGAACACGCTCTACGGCCTCGAGATTCAGGGCATGGCGCGTTCCAGGGCCGTCGAGATTGCCATGAGATGGATCGAGCGCGTCGGTCTCAGGGGCTTTGAGACCAGGTACCCCAATCAGCTTTCGGGCGGCATGCAGCAACGCGTCGGCCTGGCCCGGGCGCTCGCCAACGACGCCCCGGTCCTCCTCATGGACGAAGCCTATTCGGCTCTCGACCCGCTGATCCGCACGGACATGCAGACCGTCCTTCTCGACCTGCAGAAGGAGATCAAGAAGACGATCGTCTTCATTACCCATGACCTCGACGAGGCACTTCGGCTCGGAGACCAGGTCGCCATCCTGCGCGATGGCGAGGTCATTCAGCAGGGTACCAGCCAGGACATCGTCCTGTGGCCGGCGGATGCCTACGTGGCGAACTTCGTCAAGGAGGTCAACCGGGGCAGGGTCGTCCACGTCGAGGCCGTCATGGCGCCCTTGCATCCGGGCTTTTCGCCGAACGGCACGACCATACCGGCGGGTACCACCATCGAGGATGCAATTCGGATGATTGCTCACGGCCCGGATAACGACGTCGCTGTGGTCAGGCAAGACGGGAAGCAACTTGGTATGGTCAACCTGCGTCAGCTCGCGGGTGCGATGGTCAACTCGCAGAGCTCCGTAATCCAGGGCAGTGGCTCCCTGACGAGGGCACTGTAG
- a CDS encoding ABC transporter permease: protein MDWFYEFPHMNDDSLRSLKKAIDEGFRGFTRAYGDAIEGFFSPLQHFLIAAERFMTQTPWPIITLIVLAIAWGASRSWKVVLGCLVTLLAIGYLDMWDDTMRTVSMICVCTLLSIAIGIPTGILMSRSDRLQRLVNPVLDVMQTMPSFVYLIPVVMLLGIGKVPGLIAVVIYAIPPMIRLTDLGIRLVDKDVLEAADAFGSSSWQKLRNVQLPLALPTIMAGINQTIMMALAMVVIASMIGVQGLGQPVLKAIANQYFTLGIFNGLAIVGIAIIFDRVSQAYGKRLQKHREIVHG, encoded by the coding sequence ATGGACTGGTTTTATGAATTCCCGCACATGAACGACGATTCCCTTCGGAGCCTGAAGAAGGCCATCGACGAAGGATTCCGTGGGTTCACGCGTGCCTATGGCGATGCCATCGAGGGTTTCTTCTCACCCTTGCAGCACTTTCTGATCGCAGCCGAACGTTTCATGACGCAGACGCCCTGGCCGATCATCACGCTCATCGTCCTGGCGATTGCCTGGGGTGCGAGCAGGAGCTGGAAGGTGGTGTTGGGCTGTCTTGTGACCCTGCTGGCCATCGGCTATCTCGACATGTGGGACGACACGATGCGGACGGTTTCGATGATCTGCGTCTGCACCCTTCTGTCGATCGCCATCGGCATTCCGACCGGCATCCTGATGTCTCGGTCCGACCGGTTGCAGCGGCTGGTGAACCCGGTGCTCGACGTCATGCAGACGATGCCGAGCTTCGTCTATCTCATCCCCGTCGTCATGCTGCTGGGTATCGGCAAGGTTCCGGGGCTGATCGCGGTGGTCATCTATGCGATCCCGCCGATGATCCGGCTTACCGACCTCGGCATTCGTCTGGTCGACAAGGACGTTCTCGAGGCGGCCGACGCCTTCGGCTCGTCGAGCTGGCAGAAGCTCAGGAACGTGCAACTACCGCTGGCACTACCAACCATCATGGCCGGCATCAACCAGACCATCATGATGGCGCTTGCAATGGTCGTCATCGCCTCGATGATCGGAGTCCAGGGTCTCGGCCAGCCGGTTCTGAAGGCGATTGCCAACCAGTATTTCACGCTCGGAATCTTCAACGGCCTTGCCATTGTCGGCATCGCCATCATCTTCGACCGGGTCAGCCAGGCATATGGCAAGAGACTCCAGAAGCACCGGGAGATCGTCCATGGCTGA
- a CDS encoding ABC transporter substrate-binding protein: MKKLLASTCLVFGLIGGASVSNAAECGSVTIASMNWQSAEVLSNLDKIILNEGYGCSAEITIGDTVPTITSMAEKGQPDIAPEAWIDLLPDVVKKGTDEGRIIKVGSPLPDGGVQGWWIPKYIADAHPDIKTIGDALKHPELFPDPEDPTKGAIFNGPQGWGGTVVTTQLYNAFGGEKAGFTLVDTGSAAGLDGSIAKAYERKQGWLGYYWAPTALLGKYEMIKLEPGVPNDPAEWKRCITVADCPDPKPSAWPVDTIVTLVAKPFSEKVGPEVMDYLNKRSWSNETVSKLMAWMTDNQASGEEGAKHFLEENEDVWTKWVSPEVAEKVKAAL, translated from the coding sequence ATGAAAAAGCTGCTTGCGTCTACATGTCTGGTGTTTGGCCTCATTGGTGGAGCATCGGTATCGAATGCCGCGGAGTGCGGGAGCGTCACCATCGCCAGCATGAACTGGCAGAGCGCCGAGGTCCTCTCGAACCTGGACAAGATCATTCTCAACGAAGGCTACGGCTGCAGTGCCGAGATAACCATCGGCGACACCGTGCCGACGATCACCTCGATGGCGGAAAAGGGTCAGCCCGACATCGCGCCGGAAGCCTGGATCGACCTGCTGCCCGATGTCGTCAAGAAGGGCACGGACGAGGGCCGGATCATCAAGGTGGGTTCCCCACTGCCCGATGGCGGCGTCCAGGGCTGGTGGATTCCGAAGTACATTGCCGACGCCCATCCGGATATCAAAACCATTGGCGATGCGCTGAAGCACCCGGAACTCTTCCCCGATCCGGAGGACCCGACGAAGGGTGCTATTTTTAATGGCCCGCAGGGCTGGGGCGGTACGGTGGTGACGACGCAGCTTTACAATGCGTTCGGGGGCGAAAAGGCGGGCTTCACGCTGGTCGACACCGGTTCGGCGGCTGGCCTCGATGGCTCTATCGCCAAGGCCTACGAACGCAAGCAAGGGTGGCTTGGCTACTACTGGGCACCGACGGCCCTCCTCGGCAAGTATGAAATGATCAAGCTGGAACCAGGCGTTCCGAACGACCCAGCGGAGTGGAAGCGCTGCATTACCGTTGCCGACTGCCCCGATCCGAAGCCGAGTGCGTGGCCGGTCGACACGATCGTGACGCTGGTGGCCAAGCCCTTCTCGGAGAAGGTCGGTCCCGAGGTCATGGACTATCTCAATAAGCGCTCCTGGAGCAACGAAACGGTCAGCAAGCTGATGGCCTGGATGACCGACAACCAGGCCAGCGGCGAAGAAGGTGCGAAGCACTTCCTCGAGGAGAACGAGGACGTCTGGACGAAGTGGGTCTCTCCGGAGGTCGCCGAGAAGGTCAAGGCGGCGCTTTAA
- a CDS encoding pyrroline-5-carboxylate reductase family protein: MSSTLKIGIIGGSGWLGGAIAQAILDAELTSSENLTLSYRRKQPTRFQGSLWTRDNQELADRSDVIIISVRPDDWPSLEVDAGGKLVISVMAGIRLDQLATQLKTGRVVRALPNAAAEVGKSYTPWVAPSALKDGDRSAVRRIFEACGSADEVAGEADIDYLTGLSGSGPAFPALLANAMMKDAVERGLSPEIARRAVVAVLIGTGRLLELREGCPAETVETFLSYRGTTAAAIEAMRAAGFEAAVAGGLQAAFTKSVSMGQSA, encoded by the coding sequence ATGAGCAGCACGTTGAAGATCGGTATCATTGGCGGAAGCGGCTGGCTTGGCGGCGCCATTGCCCAGGCGATCCTCGATGCAGAGCTCACCTCCTCTGAAAACCTCACGCTGTCCTATCGACGCAAACAACCGACACGCTTTCAGGGCAGCCTCTGGACCCGAGACAATCAGGAACTCGCCGATCGATCGGATGTGATCATCATTTCGGTGCGCCCGGATGACTGGCCTTCGCTGGAAGTCGACGCGGGTGGCAAGCTCGTCATATCCGTCATGGCCGGCATCCGGCTCGACCAGCTCGCGACACAGCTAAAGACGGGGCGCGTCGTTCGTGCTCTGCCAAATGCGGCCGCCGAGGTCGGCAAATCCTACACGCCCTGGGTCGCGCCGTCGGCCTTGAAGGATGGCGATCGCTCCGCCGTGCGCCGCATTTTCGAAGCTTGCGGCAGCGCGGACGAAGTGGCAGGCGAAGCCGATATCGACTATTTGACCGGCCTGTCGGGCTCCGGGCCGGCATTCCCCGCCCTCCTGGCGAATGCGATGATGAAGGATGCGGTGGAGCGCGGCCTCTCCCCGGAAATTGCCCGTCGTGCGGTCGTGGCCGTCCTGATCGGAACCGGACGCCTGCTCGAACTGCGCGAGGGATGTCCCGCAGAAACGGTCGAAACATTTCTCAGTTATCGCGGCACGACCGCGGCAGCCATCGAGGCGATGCGCGCCGCCGGCTTTGAGGCCGCCGTCGCCGGCGGACTTCAAGCCGCTTTTACGAAATCGGTGAGTATGGGACAAAGCGCCTGA
- a CDS encoding TetR/AcrR family transcriptional regulator — MEQTLNDSGWRGSADVWLGAAYESLLEAGVEAVKIQPLAKKLNLSRTSFYWFFKDREELLDALVSRWREKNTGNLVKQAEAYAETVAEAMLNVFDCWLDGGLFDSQFEFAVRSWALQSPETLKEVQNADHQRLDALSRMFLRFGYDVAHADVRARTIYLVQIGYITMQTREDISVRMKRIPEYVEIFTGQAPEQRELDRFFARHGYSG, encoded by the coding sequence ATGGAGCAGACCTTGAACGATAGCGGTTGGCGCGGTTCCGCGGATGTCTGGCTGGGCGCGGCCTACGAGTCCCTGCTGGAGGCCGGCGTCGAGGCGGTAAAAATCCAGCCGCTGGCGAAAAAGCTGAACCTCTCGCGAACAAGCTTCTACTGGTTCTTCAAGGACCGCGAGGAACTGCTTGATGCCTTGGTTTCGCGCTGGCGCGAGAAGAACACCGGCAATCTCGTCAAGCAGGCCGAGGCTTATGCCGAGACGGTTGCCGAGGCGATGCTGAATGTTTTTGACTGCTGGCTGGATGGCGGACTTTTCGACTCTCAATTCGAGTTCGCGGTGCGGAGCTGGGCCCTCCAGTCGCCCGAAACTCTGAAAGAAGTTCAGAACGCCGACCACCAGCGGCTCGATGCTCTGTCGCGCATGTTCCTGCGGTTTGGCTACGACGTGGCCCATGCCGATGTTCGGGCGCGTACGATCTATCTGGTGCAGATCGGATACATTACGATGCAGACGAGGGAAGACATCTCCGTCCGCATGAAACGCATCCCCGAATACGTGGAAATTTTCACCGGGCAGGCGCCTGAGCAAAGAGAGCTTGATCGCTTCTTCGCGCGGCACGGCTACTCCGGATAG
- a CDS encoding NADH:flavin oxidoreductase: MSNDPLLQPYKLKHLTLRNRIIVTAHEPAYPEDGMPKERYRAYTVERAKGGVAMTMTAGSAAVSKDSPPVFNNLLAYKDEIVPWIKEMTDAVHEEGAAIMIQLTHLGRRTRWDKGEWLPVVAPSHHREASHRAFPKKIEDWDIERIIKDFADAAERMKAGGMDGVELEAYGHLLDQFASPLTNELDGPYGGSLDNRMRFCFDVLKAIRSRVGEDFILGVRYTADECLPGGTGKEEGLEISKRLKESGLIDYLNVIRGHIDTDAGLTDVIPIQGMANSPHLDFAGEIRAATNFPTFHAAKIPDVATARHAIASGKVDMVGMTRAHMTDPHIVRKIIEKREDDIRPCVGANYCLDRIYQGGAAYCIHNAATGRELTMPHTIAKADRRKKVVVVGAGPAGLEAARVAGERGHEVVVFEAANDPGGQIRLTAQSERRREMISIIDWRMGQCEKLGVTFNFNSWAEAETVEAENPDVVIIATGGLPHTEVLSKGNELVVSAWDIISGDVKPGNNVLIFDDAGDHAGLQAAEFLANAGAKVEIMTPDRSFAPEVMAMNLVPYMRSLQKLDVTFTVTFRLDAVEKSGNQLIAHVGSDYGGVAKQRTVDQVVINHGTIPLDELYFELKPASSNLGEISHDQLVAGEPQTVVRNREGKFQLFRIGDAVAARNTHAAIYDALRLIKDI; encoded by the coding sequence ATGTCGAACGATCCCCTCCTGCAGCCCTACAAGCTCAAGCATCTCACCCTGCGCAACCGCATCATCGTGACCGCGCACGAGCCCGCCTATCCTGAAGACGGGATGCCCAAGGAGCGGTATCGCGCCTACACTGTGGAACGTGCGAAGGGGGGCGTGGCGATGACCATGACCGCCGGTTCGGCGGCCGTCTCGAAGGACAGCCCGCCGGTGTTCAACAACCTGCTCGCCTACAAGGACGAGATCGTACCCTGGATCAAGGAGATGACCGACGCCGTGCACGAAGAAGGCGCGGCGATCATGATCCAGCTCACCCATCTCGGTCGGCGGACGCGGTGGGACAAGGGTGAGTGGCTGCCGGTTGTCGCTCCGTCGCATCACCGCGAAGCTTCGCACCGCGCCTTTCCCAAGAAAATCGAAGACTGGGACATCGAGAGGATCATCAAGGATTTCGCCGATGCAGCCGAGCGCATGAAGGCGGGCGGCATGGATGGTGTTGAACTGGAGGCCTATGGTCACCTCCTCGACCAGTTCGCCTCGCCGCTGACGAACGAGCTCGACGGTCCATACGGCGGATCGCTCGACAACCGCATGCGCTTTTGTTTCGACGTCCTGAAGGCGATCCGATCGCGCGTCGGAGAAGATTTCATTTTGGGCGTGCGATACACGGCCGATGAATGTCTTCCCGGCGGGACGGGCAAGGAGGAAGGCCTTGAAATCTCTAAGCGCCTCAAGGAAAGCGGGCTTATCGATTACTTGAACGTTATCCGTGGCCATATCGATACGGACGCCGGCCTAACGGACGTGATTCCGATCCAGGGCATGGCCAATTCCCCGCATCTCGATTTCGCAGGCGAAATTCGAGCCGCTACGAACTTCCCGACTTTCCATGCGGCGAAAATCCCGGATGTCGCCACCGCCCGCCACGCGATTGCGTCTGGCAAGGTCGACATGGTGGGGATGACCCGCGCCCACATGACCGACCCGCATATCGTCCGGAAGATCATCGAGAAACGGGAGGACGACATCCGGCCCTGTGTCGGGGCAAACTACTGTCTCGACCGGATCTATCAGGGGGGCGCCGCCTACTGCATCCACAATGCGGCGACCGGCCGTGAGCTGACAATGCCGCACACGATCGCCAAGGCCGACCGCCGCAAGAAGGTCGTGGTCGTCGGCGCCGGCCCTGCCGGGCTCGAGGCGGCCCGCGTGGCGGGGGAGCGCGGCCACGAGGTCGTCGTCTTCGAAGCAGCTAACGACCCGGGCGGCCAAATCCGTCTGACGGCGCAGAGCGAACGCCGCCGGGAGATGATCAGCATCATCGACTGGCGCATGGGGCAGTGCGAGAAGCTGGGCGTCACCTTCAATTTCAACAGCTGGGCGGAAGCCGAGACCGTCGAGGCCGAAAACCCCGACGTCGTCATCATCGCGACGGGCGGGCTTCCGCATACGGAGGTCCTGTCGAAGGGCAATGAGCTGGTCGTCTCCGCCTGGGACATCATCTCCGGGGACGTCAAGCCGGGCAACAACGTCCTGATCTTCGATGACGCCGGCGACCATGCCGGTCTCCAGGCCGCCGAATTTCTCGCCAATGCCGGCGCCAAGGTCGAGATCATGACGCCTGACCGCTCCTTCGCACCGGAAGTCATGGCGATGAACCTTGTTCCCTATATGCGCTCCCTGCAGAAGCTCGACGTGACCTTCACCGTCACCTTCAGGCTTGATGCGGTTGAAAAGAGCGGTAATCAGCTGATCGCCCATGTCGGCAGCGACTATGGCGGCGTAGCAAAGCAGCGGACGGTAGACCAGGTGGTGATCAACCACGGCACCATTCCGCTCGATGAGCTATATTTCGAGCTGAAGCCCGCCTCGAGCAATCTCGGAGAGATATCGCACGACCAACTGGTGGCCGGCGAGCCGCAAACTGTGGTGCGCAACCGGGAAGGCAAATTCCAGCTCTTCCGCATCGGCGATGCAGTTGCAGCGCGCAATACGCACGCGGCGATCTACGACGCGCTTCGCCTCATCAAGGACATCTGA